One Drosophila santomea strain STO CAGO 1482 chromosome X, Prin_Dsan_1.1, whole genome shotgun sequence DNA segment encodes these proteins:
- the LOC120455027 gene encoding replication factor C subunit 4: protein MQAFLKTGKSTAGSGDKNQGATTARRKPPAPWVEKYRPRNVDDVVEQSEVVAVLRKCVEGGDLPNMLLYGPPGTGKTSTILAASRQIFGDMFKDRILELNASDERGINVVRTKIKNFSQLSASSVRPDGKPCPPFKIIILDEADSMTHAAQSALRRTMEKESRSTRFCLICNYVSRIIVPITSRCSKFRFKALGDDKVIDRLKYICEKEGVKIEEDAYKSIVKISGGDLRRAITTLQSCYRLKGPEHVINTADLFEMSGVIPEYYLEDYLEVCRSGNYERLEQFVREIGFSAYSVGQMMEQFVEFIVHHPGLNDPQKATICDKLGECCFRLQDGGSEYLQIMDLGCCIILALK, encoded by the exons ATGCAAGCATTTTTGAAAACAGGAAAATCAACGGCGGGATCCGGAGATAAGAACCAGGGAGCTACGACGGCACGACGCAAGCCACCGGCTCCGTGGGTGGAGAAATA CCGGCCACGCAATGTGGATGATGTGGTGGAGCAGTCCGAGGTGGTGGCCGTGCTGCGCAAGTGCGTTGAGGGCGGGGACCTGCCCAATATGCTGCTCTACGGACCGCCCGGCACGGGCAAGACGAGTACGATCCTGGCTGCCAGCCGACAGATCTTTGGGGACATGTTCAAGGATCGCATCCTCGAGCTAAACGCCTCCGACGAGCGTGGCATCAATGTGGTGCGCACCAAGATCAAGAACTTCTCGCAGCTGTCGGCCAGCAGTGTGCGTCCGGACGGTAAGCCGTGTCCGCCCTTTAAGATCATCATTCTGGACGAGGCCGACTCGATGACCCATGCCGCACAGTCTGCGTTGCGTCGCACCATGGAGAAGGAGAGCCGGAGCACCCGCTTCTGCCTGATCTGCAACTACGTGTCCAGAATTATTGTGCCCATCACGTCGCGTTGCTCGAAATTCCGCTTCAAGGCGCTGGGCGACGACAAGGTGATCGATAGGCTGAAGTACATTTGCGAGAAGGAGGGGGTAAAGATAGAGGAGGATGCCTATAAATCCATTGTCAAAATTTCTGGCGGAGATCTGCGTCGCGCCATTACCACTCTGCAGTCCTGCTACCGCCTAAAAGGGCCCGAGCACGTCATCAACACTGCCGATCTGTTCGAGATGTCGGGCGTCATACCGGAGTACTATCTGGAGGACTACCTTGAGGTCTGTCGCTCTGGGAACTACGAGCGCCTGGAGCAGTTCGTGCGGGAGATCGGCTTCTCCGCCTACAGCGTTGGCCAAATGATGGAACAGTTCGTTGAGTTCATTGTCCATCATCCGGGGCTAAATGATCCGCAAAAAGCCACGATATGCGACAAGTTGGGC GAATGCTGCTTTCGCCTGCAGGACGGCGGTTCCGAGTATCTGCAGATCATGGACCTTGGCTGCTGCATCATCTTAGCTTTAAAGTAA